In Actinoplanes sp. NBC_00393, a single genomic region encodes these proteins:
- a CDS encoding CaiB/BaiF CoA transferase family protein, with protein sequence MSSEPRPPLAGIKVVELAGLAPGPFGCMVLADLGADVVLVDRPSGFGPLVPQAGPLQRNRRTVALDLKSEAGRADLLSLIEQADVLVEGYRPGVAERLGFGPAETEKINPRLVYARMTGWGQQGPLAPAAGHDIDYLAIAGALEPLGRPGQNPHAPINLLADFAGGGMLLAVGVLAALLERERSGRGQVVDAAMVDGSALLTTFLHGMIAGGMWRGGRGENLLDGGAPFYDTYRTYDGGYMAVGALEPQFYAALLSGLGLDDESLPHQMDPSGWPELRRIFTEKFASRTRDEWEQVFTGVDACVSPVLTPAEAPAHPHNRERGTFVEVDGVPQPAPAPRFGRTPAALPLPLRPATVADVLESWK encoded by the coding sequence GTGTCCTCTGAGCCCCGCCCACCGCTGGCCGGGATCAAGGTCGTCGAGCTGGCCGGCCTGGCACCCGGACCGTTCGGTTGCATGGTGCTGGCCGACCTCGGCGCCGACGTGGTGCTGGTGGATCGGCCGAGCGGTTTCGGACCGCTCGTTCCGCAGGCCGGCCCGCTGCAGCGCAACCGCCGCACGGTCGCGCTCGACCTCAAGTCCGAGGCCGGCCGCGCCGATCTGCTCAGCCTGATCGAGCAGGCGGACGTGCTGGTCGAGGGCTATCGCCCGGGCGTCGCCGAGCGCCTCGGCTTCGGCCCGGCAGAGACCGAGAAGATCAACCCCAGACTTGTGTACGCGCGGATGACCGGATGGGGCCAGCAGGGTCCCCTCGCCCCGGCCGCCGGCCACGACATCGACTACCTCGCGATCGCCGGCGCCCTGGAACCCCTGGGCCGCCCCGGGCAGAACCCGCACGCGCCGATCAACCTGCTCGCCGACTTCGCCGGGGGCGGGATGCTGCTCGCCGTCGGGGTGCTCGCCGCCCTGCTGGAACGCGAGCGGTCCGGGCGCGGCCAGGTCGTCGACGCCGCGATGGTGGACGGGTCGGCGCTGCTCACGACGTTCCTGCACGGCATGATCGCGGGCGGGATGTGGCGCGGCGGCCGCGGGGAGAACCTGCTCGACGGCGGGGCGCCGTTCTACGACACCTACCGGACGTACGACGGCGGGTACATGGCGGTCGGCGCGCTGGAGCCGCAGTTCTACGCCGCGCTGCTGAGCGGTCTGGGCCTGGACGACGAGAGCCTGCCGCACCAGATGGACCCGTCCGGCTGGCCGGAGCTGCGGCGGATCTTCACCGAGAAGTTCGCGAGCCGGACCCGGGACGAGTGGGAGCAGGTCTTCACCGGGGTGGACGCCTGTGTGAGCCCGGTGCTGACCCCGGCCGAGGCGCCGGCCCATCCGCACAACCGGGAACGGGGCACCTTCGTCGAGGTGGACGGGGTGCCGCAACCGGCGCCGGCGCCGCGCTTCGGGCGTACCCCGGCTGCTCTGCCCTTGCCCCTGCGACCGGCCACCGTCGCTGACGTGCTCGAGTCCTGGAAGTAG
- a CDS encoding TetR/AcrR family transcriptional regulator, with translation MVDVEATRRRRLEPDARREQILSVAIRLFGERPYAEVSTTDVARGAGVARGLVNHYFGTKKDLYLEVVRVMLTVPAVAVERIAGGEPRERVESMVNWFLDVVSRHSTTWLAAISAGGMSGDTDVDEVISEAVDVAADGVLAAFGLGDSPPEALRGMARSYVGLAIYTGREWLQRGALTRDQVHTLLSTTLLTMVEQVFPQAR, from the coding sequence GTGGTGGATGTCGAGGCGACCCGGCGGCGCCGGCTGGAACCGGACGCCCGGCGCGAACAGATCCTCTCGGTGGCGATCCGGCTGTTCGGGGAGAGACCGTACGCCGAGGTGTCCACGACCGATGTCGCCCGGGGCGCCGGAGTGGCGCGCGGCCTCGTCAACCACTACTTCGGGACTAAAAAGGATTTATACCTAGAAGTCGTAAGAGTCATGCTTACCGTGCCTGCGGTGGCGGTGGAGCGCATTGCCGGGGGCGAACCGCGCGAACGAGTCGAATCCATGGTGAATTGGTTCCTCGACGTCGTCTCCCGGCACAGCACCACCTGGCTGGCCGCCATCTCAGCCGGCGGCATGTCCGGCGACACCGACGTCGACGAAGTGATCTCCGAGGCCGTTGATGTCGCTGCGGACGGTGTGCTCGCCGCCTTCGGCTTGGGCGACTCCCCGCCGGAGGCGCTGCGCGGCATGGCCCGGTCCTACGTCGGCCTCGCCATCTACACGGGGCGGGAGTGGTTGCAGCGGGGAGCTCTGACCCGCGACCAGGTCCACACGCTGCTCTCGACGACGCTGCTCACCATGGTGGAACAGGTGTTCCCTCAGGCCCGCTGA
- a CDS encoding winged helix-turn-helix transcriptional regulator, with amino-acid sequence MSEPDDDLIPSVFARECASRSVLTDVTGRWGTLALAALHEGAYRFNALRRRVDGVSEKMLAQTLQALERDGLVRREVQATIPPRVEYSLTELGERVAGKLIELIELLEGEIGQVRVAQAEYDRAR; translated from the coding sequence ATGAGCGAACCGGACGACGACCTGATCCCCAGCGTCTTCGCCCGCGAGTGCGCGTCTCGGTCGGTGCTGACCGACGTGACCGGCCGCTGGGGCACACTCGCCCTGGCCGCGCTGCACGAGGGGGCGTACCGGTTCAATGCCCTGCGCCGCCGGGTCGACGGCGTGAGCGAGAAGATGCTGGCCCAGACCCTGCAGGCGCTCGAGCGCGACGGTCTGGTCCGCCGCGAGGTGCAGGCGACCATCCCGCCGCGGGTGGAGTACAGCCTGACCGAGCTCGGCGAGCGGGTCGCCGGCAAGTTGATCGAGTTGATCGAGTTGCTCGAAGGTGAGATCGGTCAAGTACGCGTCGCACAGGCGGAGTACGACCGCGCCCGCTGA
- a CDS encoding SDR family oxidoreductase yields the protein MTIAVTGATGHLGRLVVEALISRGVAPGEIVAAVRDTAKAADLAARGVEVRLADYDKPETLAPAFAGVDRLLLISGNEVGKRVPQHTAVIEAARVAGVGFLAYTSILRADTTKVGLGPEHLATEQVIAGSGLPYALLRNGWYIENYTGQFGTALSTGAFLGSAGDGRIAAATRDDFAEAAAAVLLSGEPGVYELGGEAFTMAELAAEVARQTGTPVEYRDLPVAEYQAVLVGAGLPEGYAALLADTDAKIADGELDTDSDDLTRLIGRPATPLADAVATALKA from the coding sequence ATGACCATCGCCGTCACCGGAGCCACCGGACACCTCGGCCGCCTCGTCGTCGAGGCGCTGATCAGCCGGGGCGTGGCGCCGGGCGAGATCGTCGCCGCGGTCCGCGACACCGCGAAGGCCGCCGATCTGGCCGCCCGGGGCGTGGAGGTACGCCTGGCCGACTACGACAAGCCGGAGACCCTGGCGCCCGCCTTCGCCGGCGTCGACCGGCTCCTGCTGATCTCCGGCAACGAGGTCGGCAAGCGGGTTCCCCAGCACACCGCCGTGATCGAAGCGGCCCGGGTCGCCGGGGTGGGCTTCCTGGCGTACACCAGCATCCTGCGCGCCGACACCACCAAGGTCGGGCTCGGCCCCGAGCACCTGGCCACCGAGCAGGTGATCGCCGGCTCCGGCCTGCCGTACGCGCTGCTGCGCAACGGCTGGTACATCGAGAACTACACCGGCCAGTTCGGCACCGCGCTGAGCACCGGCGCCTTCCTGGGCAGCGCCGGGGACGGCCGGATCGCCGCGGCCACCCGCGACGACTTCGCCGAGGCCGCGGCCGCGGTGCTGCTGTCCGGCGAGCCCGGGGTGTACGAGCTGGGCGGCGAAGCGTTCACCATGGCCGAACTGGCCGCCGAGGTGGCGCGGCAGACCGGCACCCCGGTGGAGTACCGCGATCTGCCCGTCGCCGAGTACCAGGCGGTCCTGGTCGGCGCCGGCCTGCCGGAGGGATACGCCGCGCTGCTCGCGGACACCGACGCCAAGATCGCCGACGGTGAGCTGGACACCGACAGCGACGACCTGACCCGCCTGATCGGCCGCCCGGCGACCCCGCTCGCCGACGCCGTAGCCACCGCCCTCAAAGCCTGA
- a CDS encoding acyl-CoA dehydrogenase family protein — MPTPGMDGYAEPWRKPEHDDLAELARTFFTKEVLPHAGRLEQQGHPDREHYRRAGELGLLGLSVPEQYGGGGGDFTHEAVLLHEQTLAGEGSLGLAVHSGIVTGYLTEYGTEEQKQRWLPGLCSGELIGAIGMTEPDGGSDVQAIRTRAVRDGEDYLVTGAKTFITNGGLADLLVLAVKTDQSAKAHGISLLVCELSDDLPGFRRGRNLEKIGLHSNDTAELFFDECRIRSDNLLGTENAGFFQMMQQLPQERLVIGVGAVASMQRAIELATAYAKERTAFGKPLLGHQNTRMVLADCATRTRVSRIFLDDCILRHARGELDVATAAMAKLYLTEGQCDVVDRCLQIFGGYGYTTEYPIARMYADARVQKIYGGTNEIMKELIARVL; from the coding sequence ATGCCGACGCCTGGAATGGATGGCTACGCCGAGCCGTGGCGCAAGCCGGAACACGACGACCTGGCCGAGCTGGCCCGCACCTTCTTCACGAAGGAGGTGCTGCCGCACGCCGGCCGCCTGGAGCAGCAGGGCCATCCCGACCGCGAGCACTACCGCCGGGCCGGCGAGCTCGGTCTGCTCGGCCTCTCCGTCCCCGAGCAGTACGGCGGTGGCGGCGGCGACTTCACCCACGAGGCCGTGCTGCTGCACGAGCAGACCCTCGCCGGCGAGGGCAGCCTCGGCCTGGCCGTGCACAGCGGCATCGTCACCGGTTACCTCACCGAGTACGGGACCGAGGAGCAGAAGCAGCGCTGGCTACCCGGCCTGTGCAGCGGCGAGCTGATCGGCGCGATCGGGATGACCGAGCCGGACGGCGGCTCCGACGTCCAGGCGATCCGGACGCGGGCCGTCCGGGACGGCGAAGATTACCTGGTCACCGGGGCGAAGACATTCATCACCAACGGCGGACTTGCGGACCTGTTGGTCCTTGCGGTGAAGACCGATCAGTCCGCCAAGGCGCACGGCATCTCGCTGCTGGTCTGCGAGCTCTCCGATGACCTGCCCGGGTTCCGCCGCGGCCGCAATCTGGAGAAGATCGGCCTGCACTCCAATGACACGGCAGAGCTGTTCTTCGATGAGTGCCGCATCAGAAGCGACAACCTGCTGGGCACCGAGAACGCCGGCTTCTTCCAGATGATGCAGCAGCTGCCGCAGGAGCGGCTGGTGATCGGGGTGGGCGCGGTCGCGTCCATGCAGCGTGCGATCGAGCTGGCCACGGCGTACGCGAAAGAGCGCACCGCCTTCGGCAAGCCCCTGCTCGGCCACCAGAACACCCGGATGGTGCTGGCCGACTGCGCGACCCGGACCAGGGTGTCCCGGATCTTCCTGGACGACTGCATCCTGCGCCACGCCCGTGGTGAGCTGGACGTGGCCACCGCCGCGATGGCCAAGCTGTATCTCACCGAGGGGCAGTGCGACGTGGTCGACCGCTGCCTGCAGATCTTCGGAGGGTACGGCTACACGACCGAGTACCCGATCGCCCGGATGTATGCGGACGCCCGGGTCCAGAAGATCTACGGCGGCACGAACGAGATCATGAAGGAGCTGATCGCGCGTGTCCTCTGA
- a CDS encoding propionyl-CoA synthetase, whose amino-acid sequence MGAYREAYERSITDPDGFWREAAAAIEWERAPERILDDSAAPIFRWFPDAELNTCHNALDRHVGEGRGDHAALIYDSPVTGTTRTWSYRELRDEVAIFAGALRRLGVEAGDRVVIYMAMVPEAVVAMLACARLGAVHSVVFGGFGARELAVRIDDARPKVIVASSCGVEAGRVVPYQPMLDAALAEAAHRPSHRVILQRPQAPATLRDGDLSWSDAIAGAQPAQCVPVRATDPLYILYTSGTTGRPKGVVRDNGGHAVALRWSMEKIFGVRAGEVFWAASDVGWVVGHSYIVYGPLLAGATTILYEGKPVGTPDAGAFWRVAAEHRVTAMFTAPTAIRAVRKEDPDGKLLEGRDLSSLRLLFLAGERLDPQTYAWAGDLLGIPVIDNWWQTETGWPIAASPRGLEELPTRPGSPSVPMPGYRVRVVDESGTAVPPGEEGSIVIGLPLPPGCLPTLWQDDERYVRSYLTAFQGNYLTGDGGRFDPDGYLYVLGRTDDVINVAGHRLSTGAMEEVLAAHPAVAECAVIGVGDLLKGQVPRGFVVVKSGVPADPARLEEELVARVRERIGPVAALRRVDVVAALPKTRSGKILRGTMRGIADGRDEPIPSTIENPDILEALRPVLRTPR is encoded by the coding sequence ATGGGTGCTTATCGGGAGGCGTACGAGCGCAGCATCACCGACCCGGACGGGTTCTGGCGGGAGGCGGCCGCCGCGATCGAGTGGGAGCGGGCGCCGGAGCGGATCCTCGACGACAGCGCGGCGCCGATCTTCCGCTGGTTTCCCGATGCCGAGCTGAACACCTGCCACAACGCCCTGGACCGGCACGTCGGGGAGGGGCGCGGTGACCACGCGGCGCTGATCTACGACAGCCCGGTCACCGGGACCACAAGGACCTGGTCGTACCGGGAACTGCGCGACGAAGTCGCGATCTTCGCGGGAGCGCTGCGGCGGCTGGGGGTCGAGGCCGGCGACCGCGTGGTGATCTACATGGCGATGGTGCCGGAAGCGGTCGTCGCGATGCTCGCCTGCGCCCGGCTCGGCGCGGTGCACTCGGTGGTTTTCGGCGGGTTCGGGGCGCGGGAACTGGCCGTCCGGATCGACGACGCCCGGCCGAAGGTGATCGTGGCGAGTTCGTGCGGTGTCGAGGCCGGCCGGGTGGTGCCCTATCAGCCCATGTTGGACGCCGCGCTCGCCGAGGCCGCGCACCGGCCGAGCCACCGGGTGATCCTGCAGCGCCCGCAGGCGCCGGCGACGCTCCGGGACGGCGATCTGAGCTGGTCGGATGCGATCGCCGGGGCGCAACCGGCGCAGTGTGTGCCGGTGCGGGCCACGGATCCGCTCTACATCCTCTACACGTCGGGCACGACCGGGCGCCCCAAGGGCGTGGTTCGCGACAACGGCGGCCATGCGGTCGCGTTGCGGTGGTCGATGGAGAAGATCTTCGGGGTACGCGCGGGCGAAGTCTTCTGGGCAGCCTCGGATGTGGGGTGGGTGGTCGGCCACTCGTACATCGTCTATGGCCCGCTGCTCGCCGGCGCGACCACGATCCTCTACGAAGGAAAGCCGGTCGGCACCCCGGATGCGGGCGCGTTCTGGCGGGTCGCCGCCGAGCACCGGGTGACCGCGATGTTCACCGCGCCGACCGCGATCCGCGCGGTCCGCAAGGAGGATCCGGACGGCAAACTTCTGGAGGGGCGCGATCTGAGCAGCCTGCGCCTGCTCTTCCTGGCGGGGGAGAGGCTGGACCCGCAGACGTACGCGTGGGCCGGCGACCTGCTCGGCATCCCGGTGATCGACAACTGGTGGCAGACCGAGACCGGCTGGCCGATCGCCGCGAGCCCGCGCGGGCTGGAGGAGCTGCCGACCCGTCCGGGTTCCCCGTCGGTGCCGATGCCCGGTTACCGGGTGCGGGTCGTCGACGAGTCCGGGACCGCGGTGCCGCCGGGCGAGGAGGGTTCGATCGTCATCGGGTTGCCGCTGCCGCCGGGTTGCCTGCCGACCCTGTGGCAGGACGACGAGCGGTACGTGCGCTCCTACCTGACCGCCTTCCAGGGCAACTACCTGACCGGCGACGGCGGCCGGTTCGACCCCGACGGCTACCTGTACGTGCTGGGCCGCACCGACGACGTGATCAACGTGGCCGGTCACCGCCTGTCGACCGGTGCCATGGAGGAGGTCCTGGCGGCCCATCCCGCGGTCGCCGAGTGCGCCGTGATCGGCGTCGGTGACCTGTTGAAGGGCCAGGTGCCGCGCGGTTTCGTCGTCGTCAAGAGCGGGGTGCCGGCCGATCCGGCCCGGCTGGAGGAGGAGCTGGTGGCCCGCGTGCGGGAGCGGATCGGCCCGGTGGCCGCGCTACGCCGGGTCGACGTCGTCGCCGCTCTCCCGAAGACCCGCTCCGGCAAGATCCTGCGCGGCACCATGCGGGGGATCGCCGACGGCCGGGACGAGCCGATCCCCTCCACGATCGAAAACCCCGACATCCTCGAGGCCCTGCGCCCAGTCCTGCGCACCCCTCGCTAG
- a CDS encoding GGDEF domain-containing protein, whose protein sequence is MRWQAGTGDASVDETSLTRRRTLEKSALLSRGLGIVATVLSVIGVGAIDLEAGPPGLHVICWIGIAAMTVANVLAVAALRRPSSPRYTLLSAAQVTLDTLVIGGLVGYAEHYLDQMSWPILTVAVVVAAVRHQLTGALLAWAATTIAFAAAIPGTAGSSTMREVVFAGLINLLIALVTGFQSLAFARQLATLHQTRQALQHQATHDGLTGLPNRANLAGYAERLTGRPLGVLLLDLNGFKQVNDTYGHAAGDRLLHEVGTRLKATLGEHGLAGRLGGDEFVVLLPDADPAAIAPIADRIRDAVRQPVDIGGAEVTIGVSVGQAHRPADSTAGLDALTAEADAAMYRDKRSRALAA, encoded by the coding sequence ATGCGCTGGCAGGCCGGGACCGGGGACGCATCGGTCGACGAGACGTCGCTGACCCGTCGCCGCACCCTGGAGAAGAGCGCGCTGCTCAGCCGGGGACTCGGGATCGTCGCCACGGTCCTGTCCGTGATCGGCGTCGGCGCCATCGACCTCGAAGCCGGCCCGCCGGGGCTGCACGTGATCTGCTGGATCGGGATCGCGGCGATGACCGTGGCGAACGTGCTGGCCGTGGCCGCCCTGCGCCGTCCTTCCTCCCCGCGCTACACCCTTCTCAGCGCGGCGCAGGTCACCCTCGACACCCTCGTCATCGGCGGTCTGGTCGGCTACGCGGAGCACTACCTCGATCAGATGTCCTGGCCGATCCTCACGGTGGCGGTCGTCGTCGCCGCGGTCCGGCACCAGCTGACCGGCGCCCTGCTGGCCTGGGCCGCGACCACGATCGCCTTCGCGGCGGCGATTCCCGGCACGGCAGGCAGCTCGACCATGCGCGAAGTCGTCTTCGCCGGCCTGATCAACCTGTTGATCGCACTGGTCACCGGCTTCCAGTCGCTGGCCTTCGCGCGCCAGCTGGCCACCCTGCACCAGACCCGGCAGGCGCTGCAGCACCAGGCCACGCACGACGGCCTCACAGGGCTGCCCAACCGGGCCAACCTCGCCGGGTACGCCGAACGCCTCACCGGCCGTCCCCTGGGCGTCCTGCTGCTTGACCTGAACGGGTTCAAGCAGGTCAACGACACGTACGGGCACGCCGCCGGTGACCGGCTGCTGCACGAGGTCGGCACCCGGCTGAAGGCCACGCTCGGCGAACACGGACTGGCCGGCCGGCTCGGCGGCGACGAGTTCGTGGTGCTGCTCCCGGACGCCGACCCGGCCGCCATCGCGCCGATCGCCGATCGCATCCGGGACGCCGTCCGGCAGCCGGTGGACATCGGTGGCGCCGAGGTGACCATCGGAGTCAGCGTGGGGCAGGCACACCGGCCGGCCGACAGTACTGCCGGACTGGACGCGCTGACCGCCGAGGCCGACGCCGCGATGTACCGCGACAAGCGCAGCCGCGCCCTCGCCGCGTGA
- a CDS encoding GGDEF domain-containing protein — protein MSTGAVDDSLLSRRRAIETAQLVSRTFGMLCAVLYISGLTDLAPRDLSELTMLVCASCIGAMAASNVLGVLARRRPASRFYQAFSAGQVVLDTAAIVAFVAAAEHQGGQTTWPLLGLAISIAAIRHRLTGALLVLLATSVSFVLLVPDSPDFAFVIGVNVMTAVIAGTQSTAFARQLTALQETRRALQHQATHDGLTGLPNRANLAGYAERLTGRPLGVLLLDLNGFKQVNDTYGHAAGDRLLHEVGARLTTALGSEGMAGRIGGDEFLVLLPDAGTAVVARAVVRIRDAIRRPVDIGDGHQVTVGVSAGVAMRPAGGDADLDALSAEADAAMYQDKRAA, from the coding sequence GTGAGCACCGGCGCGGTCGACGACTCGCTGCTGTCCCGGCGGCGGGCCATCGAGACGGCGCAACTCGTCTCGCGTACCTTCGGAATGCTCTGCGCTGTCCTCTACATCAGCGGCCTAACCGATCTGGCGCCCCGCGATCTCAGCGAGCTGACCATGCTCGTCTGCGCGTCGTGCATCGGCGCGATGGCCGCCTCGAACGTGCTGGGCGTCCTCGCCCGCCGCCGGCCCGCCTCCCGGTTCTACCAAGCCTTCAGCGCCGGGCAGGTCGTGCTGGACACCGCGGCGATCGTGGCGTTCGTGGCGGCCGCCGAGCACCAGGGCGGGCAGACCACCTGGCCGCTGCTCGGCCTCGCCATCTCGATCGCCGCCATCCGGCACCGGCTCACCGGCGCGCTGCTGGTCCTGCTGGCGACCTCGGTGTCGTTCGTGCTGCTGGTGCCGGACTCACCGGACTTCGCCTTCGTGATCGGGGTCAACGTGATGACAGCGGTGATCGCCGGAACGCAGTCGACCGCCTTCGCCCGCCAGCTCACCGCGCTGCAGGAGACCCGCCGGGCGCTGCAGCACCAGGCCACCCACGACGGCCTCACCGGGCTGCCCAACCGGGCCAACCTTGCGGGGTACGCCGAACGCCTCACCGGCCGTCCCCTCGGCGTCCTGCTGCTCGACCTCAACGGCTTCAAGCAGGTCAACGACACGTACGGGCACGCGGCGGGGGACCGGCTGCTGCACGAGGTGGGCGCCCGGCTGACCACCGCGCTCGGCTCGGAGGGCATGGCCGGCCGGATCGGCGGCGACGAGTTCCTGGTCCTGCTCCCGGACGCCGGCACCGCGGTGGTCGCGCGTGCGGTGGTGCGGATCCGCGACGCGATCCGCCGCCCGGTCGACATCGGCGACGGCCACCAGGTCACGGTCGGCGTCAGCGCCGGCGTGGCCATGCGGCCGGCGGGCGGCGACGCCGACCTCGACGCTCTGAGCGCGGAAGCCGACGCCGCCATGTACCAGGACAAGCGCGCCGCATAA
- a CDS encoding UBP-type zinc finger domain-containing protein → MSADSPIQVDVPPSGPGCAECLDSGGWWFHLRRCAQCGHVGCCDTSPSQHATAHFRSTGHPVIQSFEPGEDWYWDYTTEQAASGPELAPPTSRPDDQTVPGPSGAVPSDWRSRLNR, encoded by the coding sequence ATGAGTGCCGACTCCCCGATCCAGGTCGACGTCCCGCCCTCCGGCCCCGGCTGCGCCGAGTGCCTGGACTCGGGCGGCTGGTGGTTCCACCTGCGCCGATGTGCCCAGTGCGGGCACGTCGGCTGCTGCGACACGTCGCCCTCGCAGCACGCGACCGCCCACTTCCGCAGCACCGGCCACCCGGTCATCCAGTCCTTCGAGCCCGGCGAGGACTGGTACTGGGACTACACCACCGAGCAGGCCGCCTCCGGGCCGGAACTGGCCCCGCCGACCAGCCGGCCGGACGACCAGACCGTGCCCGGCCCGTCAGGCGCTGTTCCGTCCGACTGGCGCAGCAGACTCAACCGCTGA
- a CDS encoding methyl-accepting chemotaxis protein has product MRGLQNIGTAKRLSAIVVTGAVALGAMASITLVGQDRLADQAEEMRSLEAGLAALNHLNNRQSELKVDAYRAALGHDVSGDVKDDVESSVNAANLVVTSGLPADIVADFNGSRPDFDAFNDFITEFVTAGVANPKSVIDRTDEIAERNNKTDDVLDGITEEVEARVAEQKAEMASTVSSTRNTAIMVALAGLLLLMGLAIPMVRSILGPIRKLGSVIDALARGDLTVRSGITSRDELGQMATALDSSLDKLRESMQTIAHDADSLAAASTELAAVSGEIATAVDNTDRQSSSASTEADEISRNVQTVAAGSEEMGLSIREISRNAADAAQVASIAVSEAASATETIRKLGESSAEIGNVIKLITSIAEQTNLLALNATIEAARAGDAGKGFAVVASEVKDLAQETARATEDIGARVNAIQQDTGGAVDVINRISEVIAQINDFQTTIASAVEEQTATTGEMSRSIAEVAAGSQRIAANISDVSEASAATVGGVNQTREASTEVSRTAEELRTLVGAFKF; this is encoded by the coding sequence ATGCGCGGCTTACAGAACATCGGCACAGCCAAACGGCTGAGTGCCATCGTGGTGACCGGTGCCGTCGCACTCGGCGCGATGGCCTCGATCACCCTGGTCGGCCAGGACCGGCTGGCTGATCAGGCGGAGGAGATGCGGAGCCTGGAAGCCGGGCTCGCCGCGCTCAACCACCTGAACAACCGGCAGAGCGAACTGAAGGTGGACGCGTACCGGGCGGCGCTCGGGCACGACGTCAGCGGTGACGTGAAGGACGATGTCGAGTCGTCGGTCAACGCGGCGAACCTCGTGGTCACCTCGGGCCTGCCCGCTGACATCGTCGCCGATTTCAACGGCTCCCGGCCGGACTTCGACGCCTTCAACGACTTCATCACGGAGTTCGTCACCGCCGGCGTCGCCAACCCGAAGTCGGTGATCGACCGCACCGACGAGATCGCCGAGCGCAACAACAAGACTGACGACGTACTCGACGGCATCACCGAAGAGGTGGAGGCCCGGGTCGCCGAGCAGAAGGCCGAGATGGCCAGCACGGTCAGCTCGACCCGCAACACCGCGATCATGGTCGCGCTCGCCGGTCTGCTGCTCCTGATGGGCCTCGCCATCCCGATGGTGCGCTCGATCCTCGGCCCGATCCGCAAGCTCGGTTCGGTGATCGACGCGCTGGCCCGCGGGGACCTCACGGTACGCAGCGGCATCACCAGCCGCGACGAGCTCGGCCAGATGGCCACGGCTCTCGACAGCTCGCTGGACAAGCTGCGCGAGTCCATGCAGACCATCGCCCACGACGCGGACAGCCTGGCCGCCGCGTCGACCGAGCTCGCCGCCGTCTCCGGCGAGATCGCCACGGCGGTCGACAACACCGACCGGCAGAGCAGCTCGGCCTCGACCGAGGCCGACGAGATCTCCCGCAACGTGCAGACCGTGGCGGCCGGCTCCGAGGAGATGGGCCTGTCGATCCGCGAGATCTCCCGCAACGCGGCCGACGCGGCTCAGGTCGCCTCGATCGCGGTCTCCGAGGCCGCCAGCGCCACCGAGACCATCCGCAAGCTCGGCGAGTCGTCCGCCGAGATCGGCAACGTCATCAAGCTGATCACCTCGATCGCCGAGCAGACCAACCTGCTCGCCCTGAACGCCACCATCGAGGCCGCACGGGCCGGCGACGCCGGCAAGGGCTTCGCCGTCGTCGCCAGCGAGGTCAAGGACCTGGCCCAGGAGACCGCCCGCGCCACCGAGGACATCGGCGCGCGGGTCAACGCCATCCAGCAGGACACCGGCGGCGCGGTTGACGTGATCAACCGGATCTCCGAGGTCATCGCCCAGATCAACGACTTCCAGACCACCATCGCCTCGGCGGTGGAGGAGCAGACCGCCACCACCGGTGAGATGAGCCGGAGCATCGCCGAGGTCGCCGCCGGTTCGCAGCGGATCGCCGCGAACATCAGCGACGTGTCGGAGGCCAGCGCGGCCACGGTCGGCGGCGTCAACCAGACCCGCGAGGCCAGCACCGAGGTGTCCCGTACCGCGGAGGAGCTGCGTACGCTGGTCGGCGCCTTCAAGTTCTGA